The following proteins are encoded in a genomic region of Candidatus Neomarinimicrobiota bacterium:
- a CDS encoding extracellular solute-binding protein: MIDYFRSHLSQNFKHSLTLLLQFLVSMLLLGSTMGAEKTTLHLWHPMPAPSRAVLNDLVAEYESLHPDISVHMLYKENEEVRMAYMSATGFTEGGPDLLYGPSDFTGALVEMNIVKPLENFFSEDELAAFDPKGLTWYQGHLYQIGDELGNHLALVYNKRLFAEVGLDRPPETMQELIEFGKKLTIDKDGDGVIDQYGLVWNFTEPFFFMPFYASYGGWVMDEDQNPTLNNEAAVKAFKFVRDMRDVHGIIPKECDYDVADSKFNTGAAGMLINGAWSWAKYMDSPHVDFGLAVLPVNDETGLFPAPMVATKGYYMNPYLSGEREKQVVELMKFLTGADAQFQYASRLATIPTRWEVRERPQIAEDPVIMTSIEQVSRGRAMPISPQMRAIWDAMRPAYQNVLGGSMTPEEGAAYQQEMAEQKVAELFEGQDIDRDAVNISAILVYLGGLILVLWALYKLFVAFILPLVRGIPGVQVQESRFGVLMVAPAALFIFGVVVYPFFYNLVISFSNMGLTTVNDWQIIGLSQYGKVLTDSQFYHFFLRTVIWTVVNVVLHVIFGVMLALLLNRPLPGKGIIRVLLILPWAVPSYITALTWRGMFNIDYGAVNIILNKFFGIEPISWLIDPTNAFIATIITNVWLGIPFMMIIALGGLQSIPQELYEAASIDGATSWQQFKKITLPLLKPVMIPAITLGIVWTFNNINVVWLVSNGGQPGDQTHILVSFVYRAAFNLYRYGYAAAFSFMIFLMLALFSVKFMQKNKATETAY; this comes from the coding sequence GTGATAGATTATTTTCGATCACATCTTAGTCAAAACTTTAAGCATAGCCTGACTTTGCTGCTCCAATTCCTGGTCAGCATGCTTCTTCTTGGATCCACTATGGGAGCTGAGAAAACCACACTACATCTATGGCACCCGATGCCAGCTCCAAGTCGCGCAGTTCTCAATGATCTGGTTGCCGAATACGAAAGCCTGCATCCTGACATCAGCGTCCATATGCTCTACAAGGAAAATGAAGAGGTCCGCATGGCCTACATGTCTGCCACCGGTTTTACCGAGGGTGGACCAGACCTTTTATATGGTCCCAGTGATTTTACCGGCGCTCTTGTGGAAATGAATATTGTCAAACCCCTGGAGAATTTTTTCTCAGAAGATGAATTAGCCGCCTTTGATCCCAAAGGTCTCACCTGGTATCAGGGTCATCTCTATCAGATTGGTGATGAACTGGGTAACCATCTCGCATTGGTCTATAACAAGCGCCTCTTTGCTGAAGTTGGTCTGGATCGGCCTCCTGAAACCATGCAGGAGCTCATTGAATTTGGTAAAAAACTCACCATAGATAAAGATGGGGATGGCGTGATTGACCAATACGGACTGGTCTGGAACTTCACCGAGCCCTTCTTTTTTATGCCCTTTTATGCTTCCTATGGTGGCTGGGTTATGGATGAAGATCAAAATCCTACATTGAATAATGAAGCAGCTGTGAAGGCCTTCAAATTTGTCAGGGATATGAGAGATGTTCACGGTATCATTCCCAAAGAATGCGATTATGATGTCGCTGATTCAAAATTTAATACCGGTGCGGCTGGTATGCTCATCAATGGAGCCTGGTCCTGGGCCAAATATATGGATTCACCTCATGTTGATTTTGGTCTGGCCGTCCTGCCAGTGAACGATGAAACTGGATTATTTCCAGCACCTATGGTTGCCACCAAGGGATATTACATGAATCCCTATTTAAGTGGTGAACGGGAAAAACAAGTTGTGGAACTCATGAAGTTCCTAACTGGAGCAGACGCCCAATTTCAATATGCCAGTAGACTGGCCACCATTCCCACCCGCTGGGAAGTTCGGGAACGTCCTCAGATTGCTGAAGATCCTGTGATCATGACCTCCATCGAACAGGTAAGTCGGGGTAGAGCCATGCCAATATCCCCCCAGATGAGAGCGATCTGGGATGCCATGCGTCCGGCGTATCAAAATGTGCTGGGTGGTAGCATGACCCCTGAAGAAGGTGCAGCCTATCAACAGGAGATGGCTGAACAAAAGGTAGCCGAACTATTTGAAGGTCAGGATATTGATAGGGACGCTGTGAATATCAGTGCCATACTGGTTTATCTCGGTGGTCTCATTTTGGTTCTTTGGGCACTGTATAAATTGTTTGTGGCCTTCATTCTTCCTCTCGTCCGGGGTATTCCAGGTGTTCAGGTTCAAGAATCCCGTTTTGGTGTTCTCATGGTCGCTCCAGCAGCCCTTTTCATTTTTGGCGTGGTTGTTTATCCCTTTTTCTACAATCTGGTGATTTCCTTTTCAAATATGGGCTTGACCACTGTCAATGACTGGCAAATTATTGGTCTCTCCCAATACGGAAAAGTCCTGACTGACTCTCAGTTCTACCACTTCTTTTTAAGGACGGTTATCTGGACCGTGGTAAATGTGGTTCTGCATGTCATTTTTGGTGTCATGCTGGCCCTCTTGCTCAACCGACCCCTACCAGGGAAGGGGATCATTCGTGTTCTCCTTATTTTGCCATGGGCTGTCCCCAGTTATATCACTGCGCTTACCTGGCGGGGGATGTTTAATATCGATTATGGTGCAGTAAACATCATTCTAAACAAATTTTTTGGGATTGAACCCATTTCCTGGCTCATCGATCCAACCAATGCCTTTATTGCCACCATCATCACCAATGTATGGCTTGGCATCCCGTTTATGATGATCATCGCTCTGGGGGGCCTGCAATCCATTCCCCAGGAGCTTTATGAAGCCGCTTCCATTGATGGAGCCACCTCCTGGCAGCAGTTTAAAAAAATTACGCTGCCCCTATTAAAACCGGTCATGATTCCTGCCATTACCCTGGGTATTGTCTGGACTTTTAATAATATCAATGTGGTCTGGCTGGTGTCCAATGGGGGACAACCGGGAGATCAGACGCATATCCTGGTGAGCTTTGTATATCGGGCTGCCTTCAACTTGTACCGATATGGCTACGCAGCAGCATTCAGCTTTATGATATTCCTCATGCTGGCCCTGTTCTCTGTGAAATTCATGCAGAAGAACAAAGCTACTGAAACGGCTTATTGA
- a CDS encoding sugar ABC transporter permease, with translation MKKTSALQYFMIYGALFLAVAWSIYPILRVITISIRPGDNLLTESLSIIPDDWTFDNYIKLFTDHPFGTWIWNSILVTATVMLTGVTLASTAGYALSRFRFPGREASLFSLLVTQMFPATMLLLPLFIMLSSLHLINTYLGLIVIYSSTALPFCVWSMKGYYDTIPYSLEEAARIDGASRFMAFYKIILPLASPALVITALFSFMSAWTEYIVAAQVLWYKEMFTLPIGLKSFQANMNTEWGLYAAGAMIVSIPAIALFLFLTKYLIGGLTLGSVKG, from the coding sequence ATGAAAAAAACATCAGCACTTCAGTACTTCATGATCTACGGCGCTTTGTTTCTCGCTGTTGCCTGGTCTATTTATCCCATCCTCAGAGTCATCACGATCTCCATTCGTCCTGGTGATAATCTGCTGACTGAAAGTTTGTCCATCATCCCTGATGATTGGACGTTTGATAATTACATCAAACTTTTTACAGATCACCCCTTTGGCACCTGGATATGGAACTCCATTCTGGTAACAGCCACAGTCATGCTCACCGGTGTAACGTTGGCTTCCACAGCCGGGTATGCTTTATCCCGCTTTCGTTTTCCTGGTCGTGAAGCAAGCTTGTTCAGCCTGCTGGTTACACAGATGTTTCCAGCCACTATGCTGCTGCTGCCCCTGTTTATCATGCTTTCAAGTCTTCATTTGATAAACACTTATCTTGGTTTGATCGTTATTTATTCTTCCACTGCATTGCCATTTTGCGTCTGGTCAATGAAGGGGTATTACGATACGATTCCTTATTCGCTGGAAGAAGCAGCTCGCATTGACGGTGCCAGTAGATTTATGGCATTTTATAAAATTATACTACCCCTGGCGTCACCGGCTCTGGTAATTACTGCTCTGTTCTCATTTATGTCTGCCTGGACAGAATACATCGTAGCAGCACAGGTTCTCTGGTATAAAGAAATGTTTACGCTGCCCATTGGTCTTAAATCCTTTCAGGCAAACATGAACACAGAATGGGGTCTCTATGCGGCAGGAGCCATGATTGTTTCCATACCGGCTATTGCGCTGTTCCTCTTTCTTACAAAATATTTAATTGGCGGTCTCACGTTGGGATCAGTCAAAGGCTAG